Proteins from one Gallus gallus isolate bGalGal1 chromosome 17, bGalGal1.mat.broiler.GRCg7b, whole genome shotgun sequence genomic window:
- the CIZ1 gene encoding cip1-interacting zinc finger protein isoform X1 yields MFNQQQFQQQLLQLQHLLQQQQHHHHPPAQQGGRGLPPPPPPPPQQQQMLSLRATNQPSLLNANPMLQRALLMQQMQGNLRGFNMTAPALQQFFPQATRHSLLGPPPVGVSLKPTRLGFPNLPFQRQNRMFRKDFQRVPDRKRELDAGSSSHMHGDEKIEFRGELRAGSEQNNSLSTEPRTPAEAVLNTEPAAKRLKSVTEESALENAAGSKEELSTHVQADGTNNVKQYAAESLSKERKFSEEPKAPEVLSSGGSLKVTIQQSSESRAISTTALKPGQWTCEMGTADASPESALKFYCYICKTNCCNQQNFQAHMAGIQHQQRLGEIQHMSNVCFVSLLPMVKEQKLLAEKDGETQQRWCNTCQIHFTGDLIKHRRTQEHKLAKRSLRPFCTVCSRHFKTPRKFVEHMKSPEHKQKAKEVRLGEKELGSPEDSEELITVDAVGCFEDDEEEEEEEEEEEGTGEGEDLDVVLVENEDSAAKQTGLKEVSLEDYKGSEKYCPDTAYGLDFLVPVAGYLCRLCHKFYHSDSAARLAHCKSLMHFENFQRYKVARHRATAAYPEAPLHSQGSGSQLLDDQKQPPATTEDSSKKTNANHGIDKEGTELSALQEQALRSPEGKGKLATAVAESKSLASVTDVCGITVVEESLQESKSTATCPLPEESSAAGDMVHEVDGCRL; encoded by the exons ATGTTCAaccagcagcagttccagcagcagctgctgcagctccagcacctcctccagcagcagcagcaccaccaccaccccccgGCGCAGCAGGGAGGCCG tggtttgccgccgccgccgccgccaccaccacAACAGCAACAGATGCTGAGCTTACGGGCAACAAATCAACCATCCCTACTCAATGCCAATCCTATGCTTCAGCGGGCCTTACTCATGCAACAGATGCAAG GAAACCTGCGTGGATTTAACAtgacagccccagcactgcagcagttctTCCCTCAGGCTACGAGGCATTCCCTCCTAGGGCCACCACCTGTTGGGGTCTCATTAAAGCCGACTCGTTTGGGCTTCCCCAACCTTCCCTTCCAGCGGCAGAACCGGATGTTTCGCAAG GACTTCCAGAGGGTCCCTGACAGGAAGCGGGAGCTTGATGCAGGTTCTTCATCTCACATGCACGGTGATGAGAAAATAGAATTTAGAGGGGAATTGCGAGCAGGATCAGAGCAGAACAACTCTCTATCCACAG AACCAAGAACTCCAGCAGAAGCTGTGTTGAACACTGAGCCTGCAGCAAAAAGACTGAAGAG TGTGACTGAAGAGTCTGCATTAGAGaatgcagcaggcagcaaggaAGAGTTGAGCACCCATGTCCAAGCTGATG GTACAAATAATGTAAAGCAGTACGCAGCTGAAAGTCTCTCTAAAGAGAGGAAATTCTCTGAGGAACCAAAGGCTCCTGAG GTGTTGAGCTCTGGAGGTTCACTGAAAGTGACTatccagcagagcagtgagagcagagctATCAGTACAACAGCTCTGAAACCAGGGCAGTGGACCTGCGAGATGGGCACAGCTGATGCCAGCCCTGAATCAGCCCTTAAATTCTACTGTTACATCTGCAAGACCAACTGCTGCAATCAGCAG AATTTCCAAGCCCACATGGCTGGAATTCAGCACCAGCAGCGACTTGGGGAGATTCAGCACATGAgcaatgtttgttttgtttcactaCTGCCTATGGTGAAGGAGCAGAAGTTGCTGGCAGAGAAAGATGG AGAGACCCAGCAGCGGTGGTGTAACACTTGTCAGATACACTTCACAGGGGATCTGATCAAACATCGCAGGACCCAAGAACACAAG CTGGCCAAACGCTCACTTCGTCCTTTCTGCACTGTCTGCAGCCGCCATTTCAAGACCCCTCGCAAGTTCGTGGAGCATATGAAGTCCCCTGAGCATAAACAGAAAGCCAAAGAG GTGagactgggagagaaggagtTGGGCAGCCCAGAAGATTCAGAGGAGTTGATCACAGTGGATGCTGTTGGCTGCtttgaagatgatgaagaggaggaagaggaggaggaagaagaggagggaaCTGGTGAGGGGGAAGACCTTGATGTAGTGCTGGTAGAGAATGAGGACTCTGCTGCCAAGCAG ACTGGGCTGAAGGAAGTGTCTTTGGAGGATTACAAAGGAAGTGAGAAGTATTGTCCAGATACAGCCTATG GCCTGGATTTTCTGGTCCCCGTCGCAGGTTACCTCTGCAGGCTGTGTCACAAATTCTACCATAGCGACTCTGCTGCCCGGCTCGCACACTGCAAGTCCCTGATGCATTTTGAGAACTTTCAG aGATACAAGGTAGCAAGGCATCGTGCCACAGCTGCCTATCCGGAGGCTCCCTTGCATTCCCAGGGCTCCGGCTCCCAGTTGCTAGATGATCAGAAACAGCCTCCTGCTACAACAGAAGATAGCAGCAAGAAGACGAATGCCAATCATGGGATAGACAAGGAGGGTAcagagctgtcagcactgcaggaacAAGCTTTGAGGTCTCCAGAGGGTAAGGGCAAGCTGGCCACCGCTGTAGCAGAGAGCAAAAGCCTAGCCAGCGTGACTGATGTGTGTGGAATCACGGTTGTAGAAGAAAGCCTACAGGAGAGCAAATCCACTGCCACTTGTCCGCTCCCCGAAGAGAGCAGCGCCGCAG gGGATATGGTTCATGAAGTAGATGGATGCAGACTTtaa